The stretch of DNA TTTACTTATTCCAGAGGCGACATGTCTGAGGAAAAGGCAGATGCTGCAGAACctgcagagaaagaaaaatccaACACTGACCGAGAAAGGAAAAtttctgagagagagaagaaggagagcAAGCGAAACAAATCAAGGAGTCCGTCTAAAGGACGGGAGAGAAAGAGTGGCAGACATCGCACCAGGAGCAGAGAAAGAGACGGGCGGAAAAAAGGGGACGGTGAAACCGACAAGAGAAGGGGGAGGAGTCGCAGCAAGAGcaaggagaagaaagaagagagggaaCACAAACGTGGCAAAGCGGACGACAGAAGGGACCGATCAAGCAGcaaagacagaaaagacaagGACAAAGATGATAAAGAGAAGGACAAAAAAGggaaagagcgagagaagagCAAAAGCAAAGAGCGGACCAAACTGACGGAAAGTGATggaaaggagaaagaaaaacacagggGGGAAGATGGTAAAAAAGCTGACAAAGAACAACGTGAAAAATCACGAAGCCGAGAAAAAGAACGCGATCGAGACGGCAAGCGGAAGTCCAGGTCCCGGTCGAAGGGACGTGGACCGAAAGATTCAAATGACCGAGGGAGGGATAAACAGAGAAGCATCAGTCGggacaaaaaatccagaaaatcaaAAAGCAGGGAGCGGCAGAGGGATGgggaggacagagagaaaaggaagaatAATGAAGAAAGCAGGGAGAGTAGAGGGAGGGGCGGAAGCAGGGAGGCCAGAAGGAGAGACGGAAGGCAAGACGGGAGCAGGGAGGCCAGAGGGAGAGACGGGAGCAGGGAGGCCAGAGGGAGAGACGGGAGCAGGGAGGCCAGAGGGAGAGACGGAAGCAGGGAGGCCAGAGGGAGAGACGGAAGCAGGGAggccagagggagagagagaaactctAAAGAGAGTTCTAGCCATAAACGCAGAAGCAAAGACCGGACTGATCAGCAGGGCGGAGACAAACAGAGGCGACGGAGGCGgaacagcagcaggagcagtgACTCGGACAGCGACAGAGATAAACGGAAGAAAAGGACAAGGAGTGAAAGCCCCAAATCCAGGCAAAAGGTTACAGACAAATCCCGCAGccccaggagagagagaaaccatCAAAGGAATCAGAAAAAGGACTCCAGCTCCAGTGAAACCGACTGACCTCCCTGTTCAAATTACCTGAGTAAAGGAACTAATGTTGTAGCTAATGTCTATCTGCCACATCTGTAGGATATGGATGATTGCCACAAACACTTTCACCCCGTTTTCTTGTGCTAACAAAAATAAGAAGACTTGTCTCAAAAGTATGGATATTGTAAAAGCCAATTAGCAGATATTTCAACTGCCCCTTGTTTTGAGGCAACAAATTGTGTTCTCCATGTACAGGAACATTGTTTGTGGTAAACAACCGTATGATACAGATTTAGCAGATTGAgattaggtaaaaaaaaaaaatacaaaatttaaaaaataataattcaccTACCCCGGTCAACCATCATCTGAACACCTGACATGCCCAACCCCATAAGAACGGTTATGAAGAATGCTGTTCCTTGTTTGCATTTACATGGatgctttaattttttttttattattttttttattaaatacactTGTAAACACGTGAGGTGATCTTGAACTGGAACTAAAGGAACTGCAGATTAGTTGGTCCTTGACCAGAGAAATTGTGtagttctttttttgtttttgttttttgttttgttttccctcCCCCACTCTCCCCTTTTTcctccctccaccatgttttTTCCTTGCCTTGCTATTTTGGGAGAAGCTGTTTTTCATGTTGAATGAATGTTAGTTTACATTATTGTTCCTGAAAGAAAATGGTTAATGTTTTTGCCTTTCGCCTCATTGCTGTCTTGAGCTGTGTTCTTAATCTTTAGGGAGAGATTCTGGGTGTGAGTCTATCATTTTGGAGTTTTATTTTGGTTTTATGTTTGTAATAATGTCCAGATACCAGTGTCAGTTAAGTCAGACTTGGGAATTAAAACTGATTTTGAAATAAGAATTGTCTGCAAACTGTTCATTTCAGGGCACTGTTTTTTGAAAGAAAAGCACTATTTGAATGTGAAATGCTAATTAAATATCCCCCTACTCAGAAATGCATCACTGAAAGGACACAGTCGTTAATGTATGGTGATTTACAATCCATTTCTTGGTCTAGGTTTTTTTTTAGGCAGATGTGTATTACACTAGAATGTCGAACATATGGCAGGAAAAAAGGATCTAAGTTAGTAAGACACTTAAATCCATAGTTTGTATGATCTCCACCAATGCTTCTTTTTTATTGGTTTTTGTGTCTGGGCTGTAATTAAATCAGAATCTTCATTTCAGCTCCGGGGTGGGTCAAACACCCGCAATAAGgccagtttgttttttttgtttttttcatttaggGAGGCAGGACGGCGACAGATGATCAAACGTGGGCGGATTCCCAATCAGCGTTCTTTTCTGCACGTCATCAGTCTCAGCCCAAGTACTGTTCCATTCAAAGGTTCACATCTAGCCAGGTACTGTCTAGTGTTTTCCAGGATGCATCAGGACATGACGTGTGGATCAGAATGGATTGGATTATGCACCACActgctgttccaattgcaaaGGTACCATACAGTGTCATCCTGTCCTCGGGATATGTACTGAAAGGTTGAACTTGCCTAGTCAGTACTGCCAAGTACACCCGTCTGAACTTACTTAGCATACTTTGTATCGAGAACCTCTCTTGGACCAAACCGGGACGACAAACCATTTTGAAGCAAAATGGGGTCCCCAACCAAATCGTGAAACCACTGTCAGTTCTGATTCTCATTGTGAAATTTTCTAAATGTCAATAGACCTTTTATCATCTCGTCACATCCGGCACTAACTAACGTTAGCAAACTTCTGCCAGCACCGTTTACAGACGACAAGAGGGCACTTTACACGTCTGGGGGTCCCTCCAACATGGACGAAAGGCTAGTTTGTCTTGACTGAAGTGCGTCCCACTGAAGTTCAAAACATTTGTGTGATCCTGCACGTCAAATCTGCCTGTAATGAGTTTAGCAAAGCAGAGAAGGAGCAGAGCGTTTCTTTATGTAAACCATCTCAAATCTCTGAATGGACAGACTAAAGAAACTAGCACTTACTGTGCTTCATTTTGGAGGAGAAACGATTTGATGTTGATTTCATGTTGATTTTTCTCCCTCCATTAGTGACATTAGCAAGCACCCTAAACACAACAATTAGCAAAAAGACATAGTGTCCCGTTTCTACATTAACCTACTTACCAGTATCTGCTGCTGAGGGGTCTGTTTCTCAAGATTTTTAACTAAACCTCGCTGGTAATCTGAATGATGATGAACTGCAAGTTTTGGCATATTAGTCACAAACATGTGTTCACTCTGGTTCAGAATAATTGAGATTTACAGATGGAGGttgaacatttttaaacttAATGGGTAGGTATGTTTGGATGCGATTGGTGTATTTAGGAAAGGGCAGTTGCCCCAGCCACTGATTACAACATGACTGGAGCCTGTTTTATACTACTATTTACACTTCCCTCCTGAAACACCCAGTTTTAGCAGGGCAGGAAATGTAAAGTGGTAACACCAGGGTTGGTGCCAGGGTTAGTGGATATCCAGGGCTTAGCCCCTATAAACATGATGTCACAAACCATATATACATCCATCTAATCATGTGCTTATTCctggtgggtccagagcctacccgaACTCATTAGATGCAAAGCAGGAACACTCCCTAGACAGGCCTCTATTTCACATATCCAACCAGTTGTCCTTATTCTTGACAATGGCCACAGTATGCTAAGTTAAAGTCAGCATATTAAAATGGGTACACACAATTTGCCAACCTTTTCAGAACTAAATTAGATTCATGTCCTTATTAAATTAGGATGACCGCAGCCTTGAGAGGATTCTCAAGAAAGGTCAATTCAAGAAGTTGGGCTGAAGCTGGTATCAGTGCATCAAGAGCTACCATGCACAATGTCTCCACAGTGAACAGCTGTGGCGTTCTCGGTTTAGTGTAAATgactgcaaaaataaataaataaatataaaataaaggaGCCTTGAGAGTGCTGGAGTTAAACAGGAACCAGAAGAGTTAGGAAGCTCGCAGCTCTGCCTCTTCCTGGGCTCCACCCTCTGACACCACACTTACACACCTGTAGTTAAACCCTGTCCACGTGTATGAGGATATTTTTATAGTTGTCAAAAGTTCAGAAAAAGACCAGGTCAAGGCCTTTTTCTGAGATTCCTGTCTGACTCTCTGCTGCTTGTGACATCTGGCCAGAACAGGACTGAAGGgtgaattaggtcagtcactCTAAAGGGGCAATTATTTATGCAGTCACATATTGATTGCAGTCACcataatttcatttattcattctgtATAGGGCATGTGAACCTCTTGGGCATCAGTGGCCTACCTTGGTAAAGGATGTCTTGGTAGATGTTTCAATAGGAGTCAAGtaattgaaatatatatatatattataaaactcTTTTGATCATTAGGGTCAATAAAATAAGTAAtctttaaacataaaacatcTGACTCATTAAGTGTTTTACTGCATTATAGAGACTCTGAAGTGCCATGATGTGTCAGACAAATGAAAGTTAATAAAACTGTTGGTTAAACATAAGCTGTGATGTCATGTAATCGAAATCACATGACTTCTCAAACATCCAATCATAGCTTAGGGTTCAGCAATCTTCAAACAGAAGCGCTCCATGTTAATACCACCGATAGGTCAACATACCAGGCCaatataatgttatatacattaatattattattataatgtaatatacatttCTTATTAATGAAATAGTCGTGCTAGTTTTTTTTAAGGATGTGTTTATGATATATCCGCATGATGTCCCTAATATGTCATGGGGCATAGATTGTGCTATAACAATGGTTATATACATAGTTTTAGTCTGCTAATTGATTATTATACAGTATTGTTCTtataataattcaataaataggTGTGGCTGCATCCCTGTTAAAACGATCttacagttctgagtaaatttgtCAGCAGGTTCATGAATGCATGGCTCAATGACTTCTAATAATACATCAAGTCTTTAAAGCTGTCCAATTCTCCATGTCACGTCCACACCTAGAAGCCAGGGTTTATTACACTGTAGGTGGTACAATTAGTGAACACGGAAATTCACATTTAGTCTTGAGAGGGTTTTATTAGCTACATGCATTAACGTTGACTCTTCAACGCCCCACGTTAAGGTTGTCTAAGACAACTTGGCACTAAGAGAACTGATATGTCTCCTGTTTCTTTTATGAGGAAAAATATCTGCGTTTTcctgtgtggtgtgttttgatTAGGACACATGCTGGACATTTCGGACGCATGATCACACAAAAGCCACACATTAGACTGGACTTGCTCAACCTTTAGTTTCAAGTTTTATAAATGTGACTTTTGCGATGGACGTAGTTCGGATTCTAAACTCGTGATCTGAGAAACATTTAATTtagtgtgttattttttttctgggaTTTTCTTATAAGAGTCTTCTCCTCTTTCCGGTAGGGGGCAGTAACAGCATAATCAGCCGCTCGGTCATTTCAGAGAAGAAGGTGTCTATTCCTGTGGAGCAGGTGAGTATTGAGAGCCCGGGCGGTTTGTTGTTTGATTCATCTGtagttaatttaatattatattttggaTAGAAGTTACCGGTTGAGGGCGGAacctgttgttgttgctgtccGTTGTGGTGAGCGGAGTAACATCATGTCACACATTTAATGGAAGCAGTTGAAGAGTAGCTGACTCAGTCACTCCTCAAACCGAAAGTGAAGTGTGTCTTGTGAGTATAacgagggagagggggagagggagagagagggggagagggagagaga from Salminus brasiliensis chromosome 7, fSalBra1.hap2, whole genome shotgun sequence encodes:
- the ppig gene encoding peptidyl-prolyl cis-trans isomerase G isoform X2, with translation MAEEVNPYMEASSKTRASLSNIIRSSCCLWLTEAKTPMAHSFLYLYLHSASLFCVPDHRTTKPTPHLDGIHVVFGQVISGQDVIRVIESQKTDANSRPYAEVKVLNCGELIPKSKAKKEKKKKKQQSSSESSDDSASSSESSSDSGESDKEERKQKKKHKKEQKKKKKEQKHKKKKEKSSDHEEAEDAEPQQPVSTIRPEEVPPIPENRFLMRRSPQQPPKEEQEKEKLKEDSGKERQREKERERERDRDRPTMNSRQNRTRLVMTRSGRRIKGRGPRRYRTPSRSRSRSWDRFRRSETPPHWRQEMQRTQKAKPNTQATQDRWIKGDKGDMSEEKADAAEPAEKEKSNTDRERKISEREKKESKRNKSRSPSKGRERKSGRHRTRSRERDGRKKGDGETDKRRGRSRSKSKEKKEEREHKRGKADDRRDRSSSKDRKDKDKDDKEKDKKGKEREKSKSKERTKLTESDGKEKEKHRGEDGKKADKEQREKSRSREKERDRDGKRKSRSRSKGRGPKDSNDRGRDKQRSISRDKKSRKSKSRERQRDGEDREKRKNNEESRESRGRGGSREARRRDGRQDGSREARGRDGSREARGRDGSREARGRDGSREARGRDGSREARGRERNSKESSSHKRRSKDRTDQQGGDKQRRRRRNSSRSSDSDSDRDKRKKRTRSESPKSRQKVTDKSRSPRRERNHQRNQKKDSSSSETD